Proteins from one Phoenix dactylifera cultivar Barhee BC4 unplaced genomic scaffold, palm_55x_up_171113_PBpolish2nd_filt_p 001072F, whole genome shotgun sequence genomic window:
- the LOC103702922 gene encoding MYB-like transcription factor EOBII: protein MEGQLMSWGTLENGWRKGPWTAQEDEILIEHVNQHGEGRWNCVSKLTGLRRNGKSCRLRWVNYLRPDLKRGKITPHEENIILELHALWGNRWSTIARSLPGRTDNEIKNYWRTHFKKSKPSKNIEKARARFLRQQQEQQEREEEQQQADMRGIMTQVEEAALAQDMQEMAYMYPLNYMLQGGEGGGGGSISDGSSEEEAWGSLWNLDDIHDDGEGVCRGDLTMQDQVLTFY from the exons ATGGAGGGGCAGCTCATGAGTTGGGGGACTCTAGAAAATGGTTGGAGGAAAGGTCCATGGACTGCCCAAGAAGATGAGATCCTCATTGAGCATGTGAACCAACATGGTGAAGGAAGATGGAACTGTGTCTCCAAGCTAACAG GGCTCAGACGGAATGGCAAGAGCTGTAGGCTAAGGTGGGTGAACTACCTGAGGCCTGATCTCAAAAGAGGGAAGATTACTCCCCATGAGGAGAATATCATCCTTGAGCTCCATGCTTTGTGGGGAAACAG GTGGTCCACCATTGCTCGAAGCCTCCCCGGGAGGACCGACAACGAGATCAAGAACTACTGGAGGACCCATTTCAAGAAGAGCAAGCCCTCGAAGAATATCGAGAAGGCGAGAGCTCGATTTCTCAGGCAGCAACAAGAGCAacaggagagagaagaggagcAGCAGCAAGCTGATATGAGAGGGATCATGACCCAAGTAGAGGAAGCAGCACTCGCACAGGACATGCAGGAGATGGCCTACATGTACCCCCTAAACTATATGCTTCAAGGGGgcgagggcggcggcggcggctccaTAAGCGATGGCTCGAGCGAAGAAGAGGCCTGGGGGAGCCTGTGGAACCTTGATGACATACATGATGATGGAGAGGGCGTGTGTCGTGGTGATTTAACAATGCAAGATCAAGTGCTTACTTTCTACTGA
- the LOC103702888 gene encoding WD repeat-containing protein 70, with the protein MDAGDMDEAIRAQFPLSFGKPSKAQPQPSAVHSFTRRTSAASVNPSPSFRPELGKRGTGDAAGGPHGGGEEEEDDVMIGPPPPPPAAAQAEPDADDGMMIGPPRPPRASEQVDSDDDGSDSGMDDSPEDLPQIPLSNEIVLKGHSKVVSALAVDHSGSRVLSGSYDYTVRMYDFQGMNSKLQSFRQLEPFEGHQVRSLSWSPTSDRFLCITGSAQAKIYDRDGLTLGEFIKGDMYIRDLKNTKGHISGLTGGEWNPKSKETILTSSEDGSLRIWDVADFKSQKQVIKPKLARPARIPVTACVWDREGKRIVGGIGDGTIQLWSIKPGWGSRPDIHVEKAHVDDITGLKFSTDGQILLSRSADSTLKVWDLRQMKSPVKVFEDLPNHYAQTNPAFSPDEQLILTGTSVEKEGSSGGLLCFFDRRKLELVSRVGISPKYSVICCAWHPKINQVFATVGDKKEGGTHILYDPSISKRGALVCVGRAPRKKSVDDFEAQPVIHNPHALPLFRDQPSRKRQREKALKDPMKSHKPELPVTGPGFGGRVGTTKGSLLTQYLMKQGGLIKETWMEEDPREAILKYADVAAKDPKYIAPAYADSQPEPVFAKSDSEEEEK; encoded by the exons ATGGACGCCGGCGACATGGACGAGGCGATTAGGGCGCAATTCCCACTCTCCTTTGGCAAGCCGTCCAAGGCCCAGCCCCAGCCTTCCGCCGTCCACTCATTCACCCGGCGGACCTCCGCCGCCTCCGTAAACCCTAGCCCTAGCTTCCGTCCGGAGCTGGGGAAGCGCGGCACAGGAGATGCTGCTGGTGGACCGCACGGcgggggagaggaggaggaagatgacGTGATGATTGGGCCTCCCCCGCCGCCTCCGGCGGCCGCTCAGGCGGAGCCTGACGCGGATGATGGGATGATGATTGGGCCTCCGCGGCCGCCGCGGGCTTCGGAACAGGTGGATTCGGATGATGATGGTTCGGACTCTGGAATGGATGACTCGCCGGAGGATTTGCCTCAGATTCCTCTAAGTAATGAGATCGTGCTCAAAGGGCATTCGAAG GTTGTTTCAGCTCTTGCTGTCGACCATTCTGGATCGAGAGTCCTTTCTGGTAGCTATGATTATACTGTCCGTATGTATGACTTTCAAGGGATGAATTCCAAATTGCAATCTTTCAGACAGCTGGAACCATTCGAGGGACACCAAGTCCGAAGTTTAAGTTGGAGTCCAACATCAGACAGATTTTTGTGCATCACAGGTTCAGCACAGGCTAAG ATTTATGACCGAGATGGGCTTACTTTGGGCGAGTTCATAAAGGGGGACATGTATATACGTGACCTGAAAAATACAAAGGGGCATATTTCTGGATTGACTGGTGGAGAGTGGAACCCTAAATCAAAGGAGACTATCTTAACTTCCTCAGAAGATGGTTCATTGCGGATATGGGATGTAGCTGACTTCAAAAGTCAAAAACAG GTTATCAAGCCTAaactagcaaggccagcaagAATTCCAGTTACAGCATGTGTTTGGGATCGCGAAGGCAAGCGCATTGTTGGTGGCATTGGGGATGGTACCATACAG TTATGGAGCATCAAACCTGGATGGGGAAGCCGACCAGATATACATGTGGAGAAAGcacatgttgatgatattactgGACTAAAATTTTCTACTGATGGGCAGATTCTTCTGTCAAGAAGTGCTGATAGTACACTTAAG GTTTGGGACTTGCGGCAAATGAAAAGTCCTGTTAAAGTCTTTGAAGACCTTCCAAATCATTATGCTCAGACAAATCCCGCATTTAGTCCTGATGAGCAACTAATACTTACCGGAACCTCTGTTGAAAAAGAAGGCAGCAGCGGAGGTCTACTCTGCTTCTTTGACCGAAGGAAACTTGAGCTTGTATCAAGGGTGGGGATTTCTCCTAAATATAGTGTTATATGCTGCGCTTGGCACCCAAAGATTAATCAG GTCTTTGCAACAGTAGGTGACAAGAAAGAAGGAGGAACACACATACTTTATGATCCATCTATCAGTAAGAGAGGAGCTCTTGTATGTGTTGGACGAGCTCCAAGGAAAAAATCTGTAGATGATTTTGAGGCACAACCAGTCATTCACAACCCGCATGCATTGCCCTTATTTAGAGACCAGCCTAGCCGTAAACGTCAACGTGAAAAAGCATTGAAAGATCCCATGAAATCACACAAGCCAGAACTTCCTGTCACAGGTCCAGGCTTTGGTGGAAGAGTTGGTACCACTAAAGGCAGCTTGTTAACGCAGTATCTTATGAAG CAAGGTGGTTTAATCAAGGAGACTTGGATGGAAGAAGATCCAAGGGAGGCAATACTTAAATATGCTGATGTTGCAGCAAAAGACCCTAAGTACATTGCACCTGCATATGCAGACTCTCAGCCAGAACCTGTTTTTGCAAAGTCTGAttctgaagaagaagagaaataa